In Brevibacillus brevis NBRC 100599, a single genomic region encodes these proteins:
- a CDS encoding aspartyl-phosphate phosphatase Spo0E family protein, giving the protein MHRGTSPKSKCTIWGAGIEASRHHLELETSIEQLRQQMIELAGKHGLTSDVVLGVSQQLDKYIVMAQNNHKTDSIW; this is encoded by the coding sequence GTGCACCGAGGAACATCCCCGAAAAGCAAGTGCACGATCTGGGGCGCGGGAATAGAAGCAAGTCGCCACCACTTGGAACTAGAAACAAGCATCGAACAACTTCGACAGCAAATGATTGAATTGGCCGGAAAACATGGTCTTACAAGTGACGTAGTTTTGGGGGTAAGCCAGCAATTGGACAAATATATTGTAATGGCGCAAAACAACCATAAAACGGATAGCATCTGGTAA
- a CDS encoding PLP-dependent aminotransferase family protein: protein MFQDFRLVGDRPVAIQVKEYVKRLIIKGALQADQKLPSTREMSSLLKVSRNTVIAAYEGLEDDGFTYAIPGKGSYVSTMVCHLAANNGDTEGSAAWQIDWKARMNEYAVSAVELDMMKQGIRGKKATISFTSIAPDEQIFDLGDVRRAFMDRMAIEGQVLLNYGYAKGYKPLIDYLMRYMENKGVDVSGKDMLITSGFTEGFDIVLSAIRPSSRRGAAICENPTHHTAIKNLQLQGFEITGIPMESDGIDVEQLEAVLQKQTNSFDLAYLTPSYHNPTGIVMSPAKRSAVMKLLMHYQIPVIEDGFNEELRYSGAHVAPLIATAGQGNGVIYIGSFSKVLFPGLRVGWVLGDKALLDHLESMKRARTIHTSTIDQSILYQYLLNGNFDKYIKKARMEYKRKYELTKACCEAHLPEAQLSGDGGLHLFLTFPSVVNTRQLLEACTEQGVIFTPGDKFFIQEGTGTNTLRLGFSRVTDENIERGIRIIGKQARLLLET, encoded by the coding sequence ATGTTCCAGGATTTCAGACTTGTTGGTGACCGTCCAGTCGCGATACAAGTGAAAGAATACGTCAAACGCTTAATAATCAAGGGTGCGCTTCAAGCAGATCAAAAGCTGCCCTCCACAAGAGAAATGAGCAGTCTGCTAAAGGTGAGCCGCAATACAGTCATTGCTGCCTACGAAGGCCTAGAGGATGACGGATTTACGTATGCGATTCCAGGAAAAGGCAGCTATGTAAGCACTATGGTGTGCCATTTGGCTGCAAATAACGGTGATACGGAAGGCTCTGCCGCATGGCAAATCGACTGGAAGGCACGAATGAACGAATATGCTGTATCCGCTGTAGAACTGGACATGATGAAACAGGGCATACGCGGCAAAAAAGCAACCATTTCATTCACAAGCATCGCGCCGGATGAGCAGATTTTTGATTTGGGGGATGTAAGGCGAGCCTTTATGGATCGGATGGCAATCGAAGGGCAGGTTCTGCTCAACTACGGCTATGCCAAGGGCTACAAGCCACTGATCGATTACTTGATGCGCTATATGGAGAATAAAGGCGTCGATGTAAGCGGTAAGGATATGCTGATTACAAGCGGGTTTACAGAAGGTTTCGATATCGTGTTGTCGGCAATTCGTCCTTCTTCGCGCCGTGGAGCAGCCATTTGTGAAAATCCGACTCATCATACAGCGATCAAGAATTTGCAGCTGCAAGGATTTGAGATAACCGGCATTCCGATGGAGAGTGATGGTATTGATGTGGAGCAGCTTGAGGCGGTATTGCAGAAGCAGACAAACAGCTTCGATTTGGCCTATTTGACTCCTTCCTATCACAATCCGACAGGCATAGTCATGTCGCCGGCGAAGCGCAGTGCTGTTATGAAATTACTGATGCACTATCAGATTCCGGTGATCGAGGATGGATTCAATGAGGAGCTGCGCTACTCGGGAGCGCATGTTGCGCCATTAATCGCAACAGCAGGGCAAGGGAACGGAGTCATCTATATTGGTAGCTTCTCCAAGGTATTGTTCCCTGGATTGCGAGTGGGCTGGGTGCTTGGTGACAAGGCATTGCTAGACCATCTGGAAAGCATGAAGCGGGCACGCACCATTCATACCTCAACCATCGATCAATCGATACTCTATCAATATTTGCTGAATGGAAATTTCGATAAATATATCAAAAAAGCACGCATGGAATACAAGCGCAAATATGAACTGACAAAAGCCTGCTGTGAAGCACATCTCCCTGAGGCGCAGCTATCTGGCGACGGGGGCTTGCATTTGTTTCTTACCTTTCCGTCAGTCGTAAATACACGCCAGCTTCTAGAAGCTTGCACAGAACAGGGTGTCATTTTTACACCGGGGGACAAATTTTTTATTCAAGAAGGAACAGGGACGAATACGTTGCGACTCGGTTTTTCACGAGTAACGGATGAAAATATCGAGCGGGGTATTCGGATAATCGGCAAACAGGCGCGTCTCTTACTTGAGACGTAA
- a CDS encoding D-alanine--D-alanine ligase — protein MKIGVIMGGISSEREVSLKTGQEMINHLDRSRYEAVPIVITQRADLITQVQQAGIDFALLALHGQYGEDGTVQGALETLGIPYTGSGVLASSLCMNKQLSKMLLKTAGIQTPAGLYWKDVYDPQAVEQLGYPVIVKPNLGGSSIGVQLVQNEKELLSAVQEASYLDQGILIEPYLKGTELTCAILDGEVLPIIGIRSAHSEWFDYRAKYEDGGAEEKVIELPPDIQQRVREAALASYQLLQCKVYARVDMILCQDMPLCQDMPYVLEVNTLPGMTANSLFPKSAAAAGMTFTQVLDRIIASSLHERKREWGNSANG, from the coding sequence ATGAAGATAGGCGTTATTATGGGTGGTATTTCTTCGGAGCGTGAGGTTTCTCTGAAGACTGGTCAAGAGATGATCAATCATTTGGATCGCAGTCGCTATGAGGCCGTTCCTATTGTCATTACGCAGCGAGCAGATTTAATCACGCAGGTTCAGCAGGCAGGCATCGATTTCGCACTGTTGGCGCTGCATGGCCAATATGGTGAGGATGGCACAGTGCAGGGAGCGCTGGAGACACTCGGTATCCCCTATACAGGAAGCGGTGTACTGGCAAGCAGCCTATGTATGAATAAGCAACTGTCCAAGATGCTGCTGAAGACGGCAGGTATTCAAACGCCTGCTGGTCTTTACTGGAAGGACGTTTATGATCCACAGGCGGTGGAGCAATTGGGCTACCCGGTGATTGTGAAGCCAAATTTGGGGGGATCCAGCATTGGTGTCCAGCTAGTGCAAAATGAGAAGGAGCTGCTGTCAGCTGTTCAGGAAGCCAGTTATTTGGATCAGGGGATCTTGATTGAGCCCTATTTGAAAGGGACGGAGCTAACCTGCGCGATACTGGATGGCGAGGTACTACCGATTATCGGCATTCGTTCGGCGCATTCAGAGTGGTTCGACTACCGAGCGAAATATGAGGATGGCGGCGCGGAGGAGAAGGTGATCGAGCTTCCTCCCGATATCCAGCAGCGAGTGCGAGAGGCGGCCCTCGCCAGCTACCAACTGCTGCAGTGCAAAGTCTATGCAAGGGTCGATATGATTTTGTGTCAGGATATGCCTTTGTGTCAGGATATGCCTTACGTACTAGAAGTGAACACCTTACCGGGGATGACCGCTAACAGTCTGTTTCCAAAGAGTGCAGCAGCAGCAGGTATGACCTTTACACAGGTACTGGACCGTATTATTGCGAGCTCGCTACATGAGCGGAAACGGGAATGGGGGAACTCTGCAAACGGATAG
- a CDS encoding helix-turn-helix domain-containing protein, whose protein sequence is MEEFHTNIGENIKRIRKERNLSLDKTSEITGVSKTMLGQIERGKSAPTITTLWKIASGLRLSFSSLISQYKPNVTIVKKKEVNPIIENDGQYRVYPLVPYNPEQQFEIFSVTLEPGCEHIAEPHTTGVEEFILVNEGTLEVVVNEQIYVVEPEDTLIFKADRPHIYQNNGDRIVKCSVIIHYSSQ, encoded by the coding sequence ATGGAAGAGTTTCACACAAATATTGGAGAGAACATAAAGCGTATCCGGAAGGAAAGAAACTTGAGCTTGGATAAAACTTCTGAAATAACAGGGGTTAGCAAAACGATGTTAGGACAAATTGAGAGAGGTAAATCTGCTCCAACCATCACAACCCTTTGGAAAATAGCTAGTGGGTTGCGCTTATCCTTCTCTTCACTCATTAGTCAATACAAGCCGAATGTTACGATTGTAAAAAAGAAGGAAGTAAACCCCATTATTGAAAATGACGGTCAATATCGTGTGTATCCACTTGTCCCCTATAATCCTGAACAACAGTTTGAGATTTTTTCAGTAACCCTTGAACCAGGATGCGAGCATATCGCAGAACCGCATACAACTGGGGTTGAAGAATTTATTCTCGTAAACGAAGGCACGCTAGAGGTTGTTGTTAATGAACAAATTTATGTCGTTGAGCCAGAAGATACTCTCATTTTTAAAGCGGACAGGCCACACATTTATCAAAACAACGGAGATCGTATCGTAAAGTGTTCGGTAATCATTCACTACTCCAGTCAATGA
- a CDS encoding MerR family transcriptional regulator, translating to MHAKARNRLDTTQNQQNDLTTMEAKFSIGQVAKMTGSSVPTVRYYDEIGLLSPAEITPGGHRVYTAEEIWRLKLILTLRYLNFGIDEIKRMLAGDIPVDRAIEWQIEALDIQMRTLASMKSILEHTKQSEDGNDSLSYMHELIESISADALEREKFILEKMFSSVFPEQFPVEWRKIFLLGVNVSSLLEGKPSAAQTAALGELEEMFNDPQIVREMKDDVISFLEVVHLPKISVEMWSARMLKNHKQLLKAAEQHATPDSPVVQANIQEYVFMFADVDELPVSQSFFRRFAERMLSGQSENLERFRRIWIILYPGLQSYMKTNELFYQALQWKLQQMDKE from the coding sequence GTGCATGCAAAGGCGAGGAACAGATTAGACACCACACAAAATCAACAGAACGATCTAACAACAATGGAAGCGAAGTTCTCCATAGGACAAGTGGCGAAAATGACAGGATCTTCTGTACCCACTGTTCGATATTATGACGAGATTGGCCTTCTTTCACCTGCTGAGATAACTCCTGGAGGTCATCGTGTGTATACGGCAGAGGAAATATGGCGGTTAAAACTGATTCTAACCCTTCGCTATTTAAACTTTGGAATTGATGAGATTAAAAGAATGTTAGCTGGGGATATCCCTGTTGATAGGGCGATAGAATGGCAAATCGAAGCTTTGGACATCCAAATGCGTACGCTTGCCAGCATGAAGTCTATTTTGGAACATACAAAGCAGAGTGAGGATGGCAATGATTCTCTGAGCTATATGCACGAGCTAATTGAATCCATTTCTGCAGATGCTTTAGAACGGGAAAAGTTTATCTTGGAAAAAATGTTTTCGTCTGTTTTTCCTGAACAATTTCCGGTTGAATGGCGAAAAATTTTTTTACTAGGGGTTAACGTATCTTCATTGCTGGAAGGTAAGCCTTCGGCAGCACAAACGGCTGCATTAGGTGAGTTGGAGGAAATGTTTAATGATCCACAAATTGTCCGGGAGATGAAGGATGACGTTATCTCCTTCCTGGAGGTAGTTCATCTACCTAAAATCAGTGTGGAGATGTGGAGCGCAAGAATGCTTAAAAACCATAAACAGTTGTTGAAAGCAGCGGAGCAACATGCAACACCAGACAGTCCGGTCGTGCAGGCGAATATTCAAGAATATGTCTTTATGTTTGCCGATGTTGACGAACTCCCTGTCTCGCAGTCATTTTTTCGCCGATTTGCTGAAAGGATGCTCTCAGGCCAATCTGAAAATCTCGAACGCTTCAGAAGAATTTGGATAATTCTGTACCCTGGTCTGCAATCGTATATGAAAACAAATGAATTGTTCTACCAAGCATTACAGTGGAAGCTACAACAAATGGATAAAGAGTAA
- a CDS encoding serine hydrolase domain-containing protein — MQNNEWVDSFEKYAQKWITKGQVPGVCMGLAKDGQIFYSNGFGFRDVERQLGVTIDTVFGIGSITKSFTCVAVMQLQEAGKLSVHDPVVKYLPEFRLKNLDVGQITIHHFMTNTSGIPPLPTFLASVMPSLEENEVNHPFFQNQTVLTEPIDTYEDLMSVISTLDLELLGPPGTEFSYSNDGFALLGAIIERVSGKSYEAYVKEHIIDPIGMEHTSFFLEELNGYENITKLYIMRDIGDHKEVVSSPNWWDTPVFRAAGFIKSTVRDMLRYTDMFCKGGLTAGGNRILTTESVQRMITPYFPTNLVPGQSYGYGLFITTDYYGKTLVEHSGGIKGVTAQMCFFPETGLAGVALSNLELSPVLAVLLGALNSLENRPPESSHLVSKTDFLTEEAMNQFVGDYHSSDFGTLPIRLENGQLMLSFLGENYVMRPFAEDLFVVRAFGTDFSAQFTRVGKNEIVRIAFAGRRFTKTVGETKNDPTSQRK; from the coding sequence ATGCAAAATAACGAATGGGTTGATTCTTTTGAAAAATATGCTCAAAAATGGATAACAAAAGGTCAGGTTCCTGGTGTTTGTATGGGATTAGCAAAAGATGGTCAAATCTTCTATAGTAACGGATTTGGCTTCCGTGATGTGGAACGGCAGTTAGGCGTTACAATCGATACGGTTTTTGGTATAGGATCGATAACAAAATCTTTTACCTGTGTGGCAGTCATGCAATTACAAGAAGCAGGTAAGTTATCTGTACATGACCCTGTTGTCAAATACTTGCCGGAATTCCGTCTGAAAAATCTTGATGTGGGGCAAATCACGATTCATCATTTTATGACGAATACGAGTGGAATTCCCCCCTTGCCAACATTTTTGGCAAGTGTGATGCCAAGCTTGGAAGAGAACGAGGTAAACCATCCATTTTTCCAAAACCAGACAGTTCTTACGGAACCAATCGATACGTACGAAGACCTGATGAGTGTAATCTCTACATTAGATTTAGAGCTTTTAGGGCCACCAGGTACAGAGTTCAGTTATTCCAATGATGGTTTTGCCTTGCTGGGAGCGATCATTGAACGCGTCAGCGGGAAGTCATATGAGGCTTATGTCAAGGAGCATATCATCGATCCAATCGGGATGGAGCACACAAGCTTTTTTCTGGAAGAGCTGAATGGCTACGAGAATATTACAAAGCTGTATATCATGCGGGACATCGGCGATCACAAGGAGGTGGTCTCATCTCCGAATTGGTGGGACACTCCCGTTTTTCGGGCGGCAGGATTTATAAAATCAACGGTGCGGGATATGTTGCGATATACGGACATGTTCTGTAAAGGTGGGCTTACAGCAGGGGGAAATCGTATCCTGACAACAGAAAGTGTACAACGAATGATAACCCCTTACTTTCCGACCAACTTGGTACCTGGTCAATCTTACGGTTATGGCTTGTTCATAACGACTGACTACTATGGAAAAACGTTAGTGGAACATAGTGGTGGTATTAAAGGGGTTACGGCTCAAATGTGCTTTTTTCCTGAAACAGGATTGGCCGGAGTGGCACTGTCGAATTTAGAATTGTCGCCGGTTCTGGCGGTTCTGTTGGGTGCGCTAAATAGTCTGGAAAACCGCCCTCCTGAATCCTCTCATCTGGTTAGCAAGACTGATTTCCTAACTGAGGAAGCTATGAATCAATTCGTAGGGGATTATCATTCTAGTGACTTTGGGACATTGCCGATCCGCTTGGAAAATGGTCAACTGATGCTCTCCTTTTTGGGAGAAAACTACGTTATGAGGCCATTTGCTGAAGATCTCTTTGTAGTCCGGGCTTTTGGGACAGATTTCTCGGCACAGTTTACCAGAGTAGGAAAGAATGAGATTGTTCGAATAGCTTTTGCGGGGAGACGATTTACAAAAACGGTGGGGGAAACGAAAAATGACCCAACGAGCCAACGTAAATGA
- a CDS encoding serine hydrolase domain-containing protein: protein MTQRANVNDARCRQLDELFSTIAEKNNWSGNILILEEGKPFYQNSLGIANLETAERLSPHSVFELASVSKAFTAMGIMILQEQGKLDYTDKVDSFFPGFPYADITVENLLVHTSGLPDYMELFSKSWDKKQIATNQDILEQLIKHRPDVLFQPNERYEYSNTGYALLASIVEHVAEIRFADFLQQHIFQPLGMQHTKVYNRRYSPELTQQYAYGYVYSPQSEAIVLPDESSEHDFVIYLDGIQGDGAVSSTLDDLRKWDRALYTEKLVKKATLERAFSPVQLNDNRLSNYGYGWRLCEDQVTGKVVHHGGSWPGYRSWLRRYIQKDKTMIYLTNVDQEREWTEKVIEAVENIVFEQPYVLP from the coding sequence ATGACCCAACGAGCCAACGTAAATGATGCAAGATGCCGCCAGCTTGATGAGCTTTTTTCTACGATTGCTGAAAAAAACAATTGGAGCGGCAACATCTTGATTTTGGAAGAAGGGAAACCTTTTTATCAAAATTCCTTAGGAATCGCCAATCTGGAAACGGCTGAGAGATTGTCACCGCATTCAGTATTTGAACTCGCATCAGTTTCCAAAGCATTTACAGCAATGGGCATCATGATCTTGCAAGAGCAAGGGAAGCTCGACTATACAGATAAAGTGGATAGCTTCTTTCCAGGGTTCCCGTATGCCGATATTACTGTTGAGAACCTACTTGTGCACACATCCGGTTTGCCAGATTACATGGAATTGTTTTCGAAATCTTGGGACAAAAAACAAATTGCTACAAATCAAGACATACTCGAACAGCTGATCAAGCATCGACCCGACGTGTTGTTTCAACCCAATGAAAGGTATGAGTACAGTAATACTGGCTACGCTTTATTGGCGTCTATTGTAGAACACGTAGCTGAAATACGATTTGCCGATTTCTTGCAGCAACACATTTTTCAACCACTAGGTATGCAGCACACGAAGGTGTACAACCGAAGATATTCTCCTGAGTTAACTCAGCAATACGCCTATGGATACGTGTATTCTCCTCAATCTGAAGCAATCGTGTTACCGGATGAATCAAGTGAGCACGATTTTGTCATTTATCTGGATGGCATTCAGGGAGACGGTGCGGTCAGTTCAACACTGGATGACTTGCGTAAGTGGGACAGAGCTCTCTACACAGAAAAGCTGGTCAAAAAAGCGACACTAGAGAGAGCGTTTTCCCCAGTGCAGCTTAACGACAATCGTCTATCAAATTATGGATATGGCTGGCGGCTGTGTGAAGATCAGGTGACAGGAAAAGTTGTGCATCACGGCGGAAGCTGGCCGGGGTATCGAAGCTGGCTAAGACGATACATCCAAAAAGATAAAACAATGATTTATCTCACGAACGTGGATCAGGAACGTGAGTGGACAGAAAAAGTAATAGAGGCAGTCGAGAATATTGTTTTCGAACAACCGTATGTCTTGCCGTAA
- a CDS encoding ATP-binding cassette domain-containing protein — MGESNQEYIVIAGARENNLKNVSLRIPKRKITIFTGVSGSGKSSIVFDTIAAESTRLLNENFSMFVRNFLPRYPQPDTDAIENLSMAVIVDQKRLGGGSHSTMGTITDISPILRLLFSRVGQPNVGQANMFSFNDPQGMCPECNGIGRKLGVDLSKAVDMSKSLKEGAILLPDYKVDGMEWNMLVQTGFDPDKKLSDYSDEELEQLLYAKARKVEMQFAGKAVNITVEGVLEKFTNKYIKQDVKTKSERTQKAVAPFISEGPCSSCHGARLNQAALNCKINGLNIAEMSSMEVGRLIRIIAEIDDSVAAPMVKSLTERLQHLVDIGLDYLTLDRETDTLSGGESQRVKMVKHLSGSLVDVTYIFDEPSVGLHPRDVHRLNKLLQKLRDKGNTVIVVEHDPDVIKVADHIVDVGPHAGSHGGTIVYEGSFEGLLESGTLTGTHMKRPLQLKQDSRKASGKLTIEDATLHNLRNVSVDIPTGVLTVVTGVAGSGKSTLINEIFLSKHPDAIVIDQSAVGVSTRSNPATYTGIMDDVRKAFASANKVNQGLFSFNSKGACENCQGLGVVYTDLAFLESVKLPCEVCGGRRFKEEVLAYKLNGKSIAEVLEMTVEQALEFFEQKEVVRKLQAMSDVGLNYITLGQPLSTLSGGECQRIKLASELHKKGSIYVMDEPTTGLHMSDIGHLLEIMNRLVDTGNTVIVIEHNLDVISQADWIIDMGPDGGSNGGQVIFEGTPPQIIHAEQSITGRYLKQ; from the coding sequence ATGGGCGAATCTAATCAGGAGTATATCGTAATCGCCGGTGCGAGGGAAAACAATCTCAAAAACGTATCCTTGCGTATTCCCAAGCGAAAGATTACGATCTTCACCGGTGTATCTGGATCGGGTAAGTCGTCAATCGTCTTCGATACGATCGCCGCAGAATCCACACGCTTGCTGAATGAGAACTTCAGCATGTTCGTGCGCAATTTCCTGCCCCGCTATCCGCAGCCGGATACAGACGCGATTGAGAATCTGAGCATGGCGGTTATCGTGGATCAGAAGCGACTGGGCGGTGGTTCTCATTCCACGATGGGCACGATTACTGATATTTCTCCCATTCTCCGCTTGCTCTTCTCCCGAGTAGGTCAGCCCAATGTTGGACAAGCGAACATGTTCTCTTTTAACGATCCACAAGGTATGTGTCCAGAATGCAACGGGATCGGTCGCAAATTAGGTGTCGACCTCAGCAAGGCAGTGGACATGTCCAAGTCGTTGAAGGAAGGGGCAATCTTGCTGCCGGACTATAAGGTGGACGGCATGGAATGGAATATGCTCGTGCAGACGGGCTTCGATCCTGACAAGAAGCTGAGCGATTATTCGGATGAGGAGCTTGAGCAGCTATTGTATGCCAAGGCGAGGAAAGTAGAGATGCAATTCGCCGGGAAAGCCGTGAATATTACTGTGGAGGGCGTCCTTGAGAAGTTCACCAACAAATACATCAAGCAGGATGTAAAAACGAAGTCGGAGCGTACACAAAAAGCTGTTGCGCCATTCATCTCCGAAGGTCCTTGTTCCAGCTGTCATGGTGCGAGACTCAATCAAGCTGCACTCAACTGCAAAATCAATGGCCTCAACATTGCGGAGATGTCCTCCATGGAGGTCGGTCGGCTCATACGCATCATTGCTGAGATTGACGATTCGGTTGCCGCACCGATGGTCAAGTCGCTGACGGAACGGTTGCAGCATCTAGTCGACATCGGACTGGACTACTTGACGCTGGATCGTGAAACGGATACCTTGTCCGGCGGCGAATCACAGCGCGTCAAGATGGTGAAGCACCTGAGCGGCAGTCTGGTGGATGTCACTTACATTTTCGATGAGCCCAGCGTTGGCTTGCACCCCCGTGATGTACACCGATTAAATAAATTGCTTCAGAAGCTGCGCGATAAGGGCAATACCGTCATTGTCGTCGAGCATGATCCCGATGTGATCAAAGTGGCAGATCATATTGTCGATGTCGGGCCTCACGCGGGTAGCCACGGTGGGACTATCGTGTATGAAGGCAGCTTTGAAGGACTGCTGGAATCAGGGACACTGACAGGCACCCATATGAAGCGGCCGCTCCAACTGAAGCAAGATTCCAGAAAGGCGTCCGGCAAGCTGACCATCGAGGATGCCACACTGCACAACCTGCGGAACGTGAGTGTAGATATACCAACTGGAGTGCTGACAGTCGTTACGGGTGTTGCAGGCTCGGGTAAGAGTACACTGATTAACGAAATATTCCTCAGCAAGCATCCGGATGCGATCGTCATCGACCAATCGGCGGTAGGTGTGTCAACACGCTCGAATCCTGCGACCTACACAGGGATTATGGATGATGTGCGCAAGGCGTTTGCTTCCGCGAACAAGGTCAACCAAGGCTTGTTCAGCTTCAACTCCAAGGGGGCTTGCGAGAACTGCCAAGGTCTTGGTGTTGTGTATACAGACCTTGCATTCCTTGAAAGTGTAAAGCTACCGTGCGAAGTATGTGGAGGGAGACGGTTCAAGGAAGAGGTGCTCGCATACAAGCTGAACGGCAAGTCCATTGCCGAAGTGCTGGAGATGACTGTGGAGCAGGCATTGGAATTTTTTGAGCAAAAAGAAGTTGTGCGCAAGCTTCAGGCGATGAGTGATGTGGGGCTGAACTATATTACACTCGGCCAACCTCTCAGCACGCTCTCGGGCGGGGAATGTCAGCGTATCAAGCTGGCCAGCGAGTTACACAAGAAAGGTAGTATTTACGTGATGGACGAGCCGACGACTGGCTTACATATGTCAGATATCGGTCACCTTCTGGAAATCATGAACCGCCTCGTGGATACCGGCAATACGGTAATCGTCATCGAGCACAACCTCGATGTAATCAGCCAAGCAGATTGGATTATCGATATGGGACCAGATGGGGGCAGCAACGGCGGTCAAGTAATCTTCGAGGGCACACCTCCGCAGATCATTCATGCAGAGCAGTCGATCACGGGAAGATACTTGAAGCAATAA